One stretch of Rhodopirellula halodulae DNA includes these proteins:
- a CDS encoding DUF1501 domain-containing protein yields MSSVLQERMQHLTRRSLFSSAAAGLGAAALASMPGMSKAADSQTVSIDTPPTPVPNAGVPGQPGLPHHEPAAKRAIYLFMSGAPSQMDMWDHKPTMAEWFDKDLPESIRQGQRLTTMTSGQARFPIAPSIYKFAPHGANGTMASELIPHMAKKVDEIALVKSMYTEAINHDPAITYICTGNQLPGKASLGSWLSYGLGTENEDLPAFLVMTASWTGRKQAQALYNRLWGSGFLPSKYQGVALRSSGDPVLYLSNPNGIDSGVRRRMLDTLAELNRNTLDRLHDPETEARIAQYEMAFKMQTSVPELTDLSDEPQHVLDLYGPDVTKPGTFANCCLMARRMAERGVRFTQIFHRGWDQHGALPKDLPNQCRDTDQPSAGLLTDLKQRGLLDDTLVVWGGEFGRTIYCQGKLSKTNYGRDHHPKCFSIWMAGAGIKQGVVHGETDEFSYNIVRDGVHIRDLNATILNQMGIDHERFTYPFQGLDQRLTGVEEARVVNEILA; encoded by the coding sequence ATGTCGTCAGTTCTTCAAGAACGCATGCAGCATTTGACTCGGCGTTCGTTGTTCTCCAGTGCCGCAGCGGGGCTTGGTGCCGCGGCACTGGCCAGCATGCCAGGAATGTCGAAGGCGGCGGACAGTCAAACTGTTTCGATCGACACGCCTCCGACGCCGGTTCCGAATGCCGGTGTGCCTGGACAACCCGGATTGCCGCACCACGAACCCGCGGCGAAACGCGCGATCTATCTGTTTATGTCAGGTGCACCCAGCCAGATGGACATGTGGGACCACAAGCCGACCATGGCGGAATGGTTTGACAAGGATTTGCCAGAGTCCATCCGGCAAGGCCAACGATTGACCACCATGACCAGCGGGCAGGCTCGTTTCCCGATCGCACCCAGCATCTACAAGTTTGCGCCGCATGGCGCCAACGGGACGATGGCCAGCGAGTTGATTCCGCACATGGCCAAAAAGGTCGATGAAATTGCTTTGGTCAAATCGATGTACACCGAAGCGATCAACCACGATCCGGCGATCACGTACATCTGCACGGGAAACCAGTTGCCGGGCAAGGCATCGTTGGGTTCTTGGTTGTCATACGGTTTGGGAACCGAGAACGAGGACTTGCCCGCGTTCTTGGTCATGACCGCTTCTTGGACCGGGCGAAAACAAGCTCAGGCTCTTTACAATCGATTGTGGGGCAGTGGTTTTTTGCCCAGCAAGTACCAAGGCGTCGCGCTGCGCAGCAGCGGCGACCCGGTGTTGTATTTGTCGAACCCCAACGGCATCGATTCGGGGGTCCGTCGGCGGATGCTGGACACGCTTGCGGAACTCAATCGCAACACGCTCGATCGTTTGCATGATCCGGAAACCGAGGCTCGTATCGCGCAGTACGAGATGGCGTTCAAGATGCAGACCAGCGTTCCTGAGTTGACGGATCTCAGCGATGAACCGCAACACGTTCTGGATCTGTATGGTCCCGATGTGACCAAGCCGGGGACGTTTGCGAATTGCTGTTTGATGGCGCGGCGGATGGCGGAACGCGGCGTTCGCTTCACCCAGATTTTTCATCGCGGTTGGGATCAGCATGGCGCTTTGCCAAAGGACCTTCCCAATCAATGCCGCGACACCGATCAACCGTCGGCTGGCTTGCTCACTGATTTGAAGCAACGTGGCTTGCTGGATGACACGTTGGTGGTTTGGGGCGGCGAGTTTGGACGCACGATCTATTGCCAAGGCAAACTGTCAAAGACCAACTACGGTCGCGACCACCATCCGAAGTGTTTCTCCATTTGGATGGCCGGAGCCGGCATTAAGCAAGGCGTTGTGCATGGGGAAACGGACGAGTTCAGCTACAACATCGTCCGCGACGGGGTGCACATTCGTGATTTGAACGCGACGATTTTGAACCAGATGGGAATCGACCACGAGCGATTCACGTACCCCTTCCAGGGATTGGATCAGCGACTCACCGGTGTCGAAGAGGCACGGGTGGTCAACGAGATATTGGCCTGA
- a CDS encoding PSD1 and planctomycete cytochrome C domain-containing protein, with the protein MNWNVLASCLLSGWFVTSLLTPAPLSADELSADSSDTKSTVNFGRDIRPILSDHCFACHGPDEHDRQAGVRLDSADGIADVIDTDDHEASLLIERIVTDDEDMIMPPTEYHKPLSETQVALLKRWIAEGAPYESHWAFSTPQRKPVPGAESSDSDRIDQWILAGVKSLGLSPAGKADRRTLARRVSLDLTGLPPTLEQVEAFVKDSSPDAYENLVDELLATPDYGEHMARYWLDLVRYGDTHGLHLDNYREMWPYRDWVIEAFNQNMPFDEFITKQLAGDLLDESDEAQSLKNKIASGFNRLNVTTNEGGSIYDEVFARNVSDRTDSFGTIFLGLTTGCAVCHDHKFDPITQKDYYALSAYFNSLDGRAMDGNAKDHAPVIRVPSEEQSAELTQLASDLAELDRELAGPLPEVDAAQLEWQRSLSESEDSLQVKLHPSEVSTTQGGKAKVNDDASVEWEGTPPAKDVMQIVSPLSDGPWKVLQLHAHTDKDHPRVGTASNQNAVLSEIKIETRPNSDAEWTALKIRSARANVEQSGKEFAISNAIDGKIDATTGWAVAGHQQTGDRTAWFEIPDLKNYVESPDAQIRVSLHYESVHVAHMLRKVTLSLNSSMGQLPADQQIVLGEVHLVGPLPIQNAGDGLKNAFAGEDKNEFDASKVVTHSDREFQWQHHADVVAILPNTLPADDEQPSVTVLHQIVRSPSDQKVELMIGCDDGGVVYLNGKEVAKQNLGKQESDTFKPLAKRHSLDLKKGDNHLFIRHVNRQGPAKVTYAIKSPAMQFSDALKDRLAKVDVRDESEQALDWQSAQVFYREIVCDHPRWQALQDMRDGMIAMRDKVNGQIATTLVWKETSKPRDAFILQRGLYDSPGDKVERATPGFLPEFPEDAPNDRLGLAKWLLRDDHPLTSRVAVNRFWQQLFGQGLVKSSEDFGSQGHQPTHPELLDELAIDFRESGWNVKELMKRLVMTEAYQRDATATQRMLAVDPNNQFFARGPRFRLDAETLRDQLLSVSGRLVTKRGGPSVKPPQPAGLWEAVGYTDSNTANFVADEGDKTLRRSVYTFWKRTSAPAVMSTFDAPSRESCTARRERTNTPMQALLLLNETQAMDAARAMAEQVISLPTPDPSDWEANSRERLRSVFQRVTLRPIETSELRALEALLTDLTEHYTVQLEEARALVGSPNPDWAAWTVVMNTLLNLDEVVCK; encoded by the coding sequence ATGAACTGGAACGTTCTCGCGTCCTGCCTCTTGAGTGGATGGTTTGTCACCTCGCTACTCACTCCGGCTCCGCTTTCTGCGGACGAGCTATCGGCGGACAGCTCCGACACGAAGTCGACCGTGAACTTTGGGCGTGACATCCGACCCATTTTGTCGGATCACTGTTTCGCGTGTCACGGACCGGATGAGCACGATCGCCAAGCCGGCGTGCGATTGGATTCGGCCGATGGCATCGCGGATGTGATCGACACGGATGACCATGAGGCGAGCTTGTTGATCGAACGCATCGTCACCGACGATGAAGACATGATCATGCCGCCAACGGAATACCACAAACCGTTGTCAGAAACTCAGGTCGCGTTGCTGAAACGTTGGATTGCCGAAGGGGCACCTTACGAATCCCACTGGGCGTTCTCCACACCGCAGCGCAAGCCCGTTCCTGGGGCGGAATCGTCGGACTCGGATCGCATTGATCAGTGGATTTTGGCGGGAGTGAAATCGTTGGGTTTGTCGCCGGCGGGGAAAGCCGACCGGCGCACGTTGGCTCGTCGGGTATCGCTGGATTTGACCGGTTTGCCGCCAACGTTAGAGCAGGTCGAAGCGTTCGTGAAAGATTCGTCACCGGACGCCTATGAAAACTTGGTCGATGAACTGTTGGCCACTCCGGACTACGGCGAGCACATGGCTCGGTACTGGTTGGACCTTGTGCGTTACGGCGATACACACGGGCTGCACCTGGACAACTATCGCGAAATGTGGCCGTACCGTGATTGGGTTATCGAAGCGTTCAATCAAAACATGCCATTTGATGAGTTCATCACCAAGCAGTTGGCCGGTGACTTGTTGGACGAGTCTGACGAAGCGCAGTCGCTCAAGAACAAGATCGCCAGCGGTTTCAACCGATTGAACGTGACGACCAACGAAGGTGGATCCATCTACGACGAGGTATTCGCTCGCAACGTCAGCGATCGGACGGATTCGTTTGGAACGATCTTTCTCGGGCTGACGACAGGTTGTGCGGTTTGCCACGACCACAAATTCGATCCCATCACGCAGAAAGACTACTACGCTCTGTCAGCCTATTTCAATTCGTTGGATGGCCGAGCGATGGACGGCAACGCGAAGGATCACGCGCCTGTGATTCGTGTTCCTTCGGAGGAGCAATCAGCCGAACTGACGCAACTCGCATCTGATCTGGCCGAACTGGATCGCGAACTTGCAGGGCCGCTGCCGGAAGTCGACGCTGCACAACTGGAATGGCAGCGTTCGCTTTCAGAGTCGGAGGATTCCTTGCAGGTCAAGTTGCATCCATCGGAAGTCAGCACGACGCAAGGCGGCAAAGCCAAGGTCAATGACGATGCTTCGGTGGAGTGGGAAGGCACACCGCCCGCGAAAGACGTGATGCAAATCGTTTCACCGCTTTCCGATGGGCCGTGGAAGGTGTTGCAGTTGCACGCTCACACCGACAAAGACCATCCACGTGTTGGAACGGCGTCCAATCAGAACGCGGTGTTGAGCGAAATCAAAATCGAGACCCGTCCGAATTCGGACGCTGAATGGACCGCTCTCAAAATTCGATCCGCACGAGCCAACGTCGAGCAATCCGGCAAAGAGTTCGCGATCAGCAACGCCATCGACGGCAAGATCGACGCGACAACCGGATGGGCGGTCGCGGGGCATCAGCAAACCGGCGATCGGACCGCTTGGTTTGAAATTCCCGATTTGAAAAATTACGTTGAATCACCCGACGCACAGATCCGAGTCTCGTTGCACTACGAATCGGTTCACGTGGCTCACATGCTTCGCAAAGTGACGTTGTCGCTGAACAGCTCGATGGGGCAATTGCCGGCTGACCAGCAAATTGTCTTGGGCGAAGTTCACTTGGTGGGACCGTTGCCAATTCAGAACGCGGGCGATGGTCTCAAGAACGCATTCGCTGGCGAAGACAAAAACGAGTTTGATGCATCGAAAGTCGTGACGCATAGCGATCGCGAATTTCAGTGGCAGCATCACGCGGACGTGGTTGCGATCCTGCCCAACACGTTGCCGGCGGATGATGAGCAGCCTTCCGTCACGGTGCTTCATCAAATCGTCCGGTCACCATCGGATCAAAAGGTCGAACTGATGATTGGTTGCGACGATGGCGGCGTGGTTTATTTGAACGGCAAAGAAGTCGCGAAACAGAATCTTGGCAAGCAAGAGAGTGACACGTTCAAACCGCTCGCGAAACGGCATTCGCTGGACTTGAAGAAGGGAGACAACCACCTCTTCATTCGCCATGTGAATCGCCAGGGCCCCGCCAAGGTGACTTATGCGATCAAGTCACCCGCCATGCAGTTCTCCGATGCGTTGAAGGATCGACTCGCCAAGGTGGACGTTCGTGATGAATCCGAACAGGCACTCGATTGGCAGTCCGCACAGGTTTTCTATCGCGAAATCGTTTGCGATCATCCTCGTTGGCAGGCATTGCAAGACATGCGAGACGGCATGATTGCGATGCGGGACAAGGTCAACGGCCAAATCGCCACCACGTTGGTTTGGAAAGAAACGTCCAAACCTCGCGACGCATTCATCTTGCAGCGTGGCCTGTACGATTCACCGGGAGACAAGGTCGAACGAGCCACGCCGGGTTTCTTGCCGGAGTTCCCGGAGGACGCACCGAACGATCGTTTGGGTTTGGCCAAGTGGTTGTTGCGGGACGATCATCCATTGACGTCACGGGTGGCCGTGAACCGGTTCTGGCAACAATTGTTCGGCCAAGGGTTGGTCAAGAGCAGCGAAGACTTTGGCAGCCAAGGTCACCAACCCACGCATCCGGAGTTGCTGGATGAACTTGCAATCGACTTTCGCGAAAGCGGATGGAATGTCAAAGAACTGATGAAGCGTTTGGTGATGACGGAGGCTTATCAACGGGATGCCACCGCAACCCAGCGGATGTTGGCTGTTGATCCGAACAATCAATTCTTTGCTCGCGGTCCTCGGTTCCGTCTGGATGCGGAAACGCTTCGTGATCAGTTGCTATCGGTCTCCGGGCGTTTGGTGACCAAACGTGGCGGCCCGAGTGTGAAACCACCTCAGCCTGCTGGATTGTGGGAAGCCGTCGGGTACACGGACAGCAACACGGCCAACTTTGTCGCGGACGAAGGTGACAAGACACTGCGTCGCAGCGTTTACACGTTTTGGAAACGCACGAGTGCTCCCGCCGTGATGTCCACGTTTGACGCACCCAGTCGTGAATCATGCACGGCACGACGAGAGCGGACCAACACTCCGATGCAGGCGTTGTTATTGCTGAACGAAACGCAGGCCATGGATGCAGCTCGCGCGATGGCCGAGCAAGTCATCTCGTTGCCGACTCCGGATCCATCGGATTGGGAAGCCAATTCGCGAGAGCGACTGCGTTCGGTCTTTCAACGCGTGACGCTGCGTCCGATTGAGACCAGCGAGCTACGTGCTTTGGAAGCACTGCTGACAGATCTGACGGAACACTACACCGTTCAATTGGAGGAAGCTCGAGCGTTGGTTGGATCACCCAACCCGGATTGGGCAGCTTGGACGGTCGTCATGAATACACTTTTGAACTTGGACGAGGTGGTTTGTAAATGA
- a CDS encoding flavin reductase family protein, whose translation MIIDPNEVSISAVYESMVALITPRPIAWVSTLSPDGIANLAPYSFFGGVGANPPTVMFCPVNRLDGTAKDTLANVRANGQFVVNVVTEEFAESMKQTAAEVRADEDEFVLSGLQKAPSEKIAVPRVADVLAAMECEVITSMQLGPGRGGANLVVGRIVSFYVADSVTGENGLPDPERIFTIGRMGGPRYTRTRDRFE comes from the coding sequence ATGATCATCGATCCCAATGAAGTCAGCATCAGCGCGGTCTACGAATCGATGGTCGCGTTGATCACGCCGCGTCCCATTGCGTGGGTCTCCACGCTTTCGCCGGACGGGATTGCGAATTTGGCGCCGTACAGTTTCTTTGGTGGTGTGGGAGCCAATCCACCGACGGTGATGTTTTGTCCGGTCAACCGATTGGATGGGACTGCCAAAGACACGCTCGCAAACGTTCGAGCCAACGGTCAGTTTGTGGTCAACGTCGTGACGGAAGAGTTCGCCGAATCGATGAAGCAAACCGCGGCGGAGGTGCGAGCCGATGAGGACGAGTTTGTCTTGTCCGGTTTGCAAAAAGCTCCTTCGGAGAAAATCGCTGTGCCTCGCGTCGCGGACGTTTTGGCGGCGATGGAATGTGAAGTGATCACGTCGATGCAGTTGGGACCCGGTCGTGGTGGAGCCAACTTGGTCGTCGGACGGATCGTTTCGTTTTATGTCGCCGATTCGGTGACCGGTGAAAACGGCTTGCCCGACCCAGAACGCATTTTCACGATCGGACGCATGGGGGGCCCACGCTACACGCGAACTCGAGATCGCTTTGAGTGA
- a CDS encoding inositol monophosphatase family protein, whose product MDNAHLRLAVEAARAGAVELMARRDDRVVREKAPKDLVTDADLASQKAIREILTQGHPDYAFVGEEEGENDPPASVLAGDSDAPPCWVVDPLDGTVNYVHQLQSFAVSIGLYSAGKMRLGVIYDPTRDEMFTAVDGQGAFCNEKPISSSDCTQLDESLIACSFRAGVTGDSPEVTRFVKVLERCRSLRRLGSCALNMCYVAAGRLDGYWATNVAAWDSAAGTVIAREAGAVLEGYGGEAFDDWNPKFCVSATPELQSRLTEQLSGT is encoded by the coding sequence ATGGACAATGCCCATTTGAGGCTAGCCGTCGAAGCCGCTCGCGCCGGAGCGGTTGAGTTGATGGCCCGACGCGATGATCGCGTCGTGCGTGAGAAAGCCCCCAAAGATCTGGTCACCGATGCTGACCTGGCGTCGCAAAAAGCCATTCGCGAAATTTTGACGCAGGGGCATCCTGACTATGCCTTTGTCGGCGAAGAAGAAGGCGAAAACGATCCGCCGGCCAGCGTCTTGGCTGGCGACAGCGATGCACCACCGTGCTGGGTCGTCGATCCGTTGGACGGAACGGTCAACTACGTCCATCAACTACAGAGCTTCGCGGTTTCGATTGGTCTGTACTCCGCGGGCAAAATGCGATTGGGCGTGATCTACGATCCCACTCGCGATGAGATGTTCACGGCCGTCGATGGCCAAGGAGCTTTCTGCAACGAGAAGCCAATCAGCAGCAGTGATTGCACGCAGTTGGACGAGAGCTTGATCGCGTGCAGCTTTCGAGCGGGCGTGACGGGCGATTCCCCTGAGGTCACTCGGTTCGTCAAGGTGCTGGAACGTTGTCGGTCGCTGCGACGACTGGGATCGTGTGCACTGAATATGTGTTACGTCGCCGCGGGGCGTTTGGATGGGTACTGGGCGACCAACGTTGCAGCGTGGGATTCCGCAGCGGGGACCGTGATCGCTCGCGAAGCCGGTGCCGTGTTGGAAGGGTACGGCGGCGAAGCGTTTGATGATTGGAACCCAAAGTTTTGTGTTTCCGCCACGCCTGAATTGCAATCGCGACTCACCGAGCAATTGAGTGGCACATGA
- a CDS encoding serine/threonine-protein kinase, giving the protein MPATTRYEPVPTITYLGEESNQSDPKLVSRYDDLTRRRKMNWTGHYHLRRMLGRGGQGEVYLTEHRGTDGFTVPVAMKIFSPERFPDARTYDDAMQRIASIAARIALIQHDNLLDVQNFFERDRIRVMLMEWVDGYDLRQLVMPKCLELLRDHITPKRWKYINDVIITEGPEQSRFKPGVAVAIVRECLAALAALHRDGIVHGDVKPANIMLKRSGHTKLIDMGSSIDYRNPPKDRECTPLYAAPEVLDNLDATPRSDLASVGYVLIELLAGFNPFNNTKNLGELLQAKRELPMNLERILPEEVLRNALLMNFLRGLIAPDPTLRFVSAEAAEHVEQGAAAFHRQLIIGNMSTEYDNDIRLWLEELRRLEND; this is encoded by the coding sequence ATGCCTGCAACCACTCGCTACGAACCTGTTCCGACGATCACGTATCTCGGGGAGGAATCCAACCAAAGTGACCCCAAGCTGGTTTCTCGCTACGACGACCTGACTCGTCGTCGCAAGATGAACTGGACCGGTCACTATCACCTGCGTCGTATGTTAGGACGCGGTGGTCAAGGCGAGGTCTATTTGACAGAGCACCGTGGCACGGATGGCTTCACCGTTCCCGTGGCGATGAAGATCTTTTCGCCGGAACGATTTCCCGACGCTCGGACGTACGACGACGCCATGCAGCGAATCGCGTCGATCGCGGCTCGCATCGCGCTGATTCAGCACGACAACCTGTTGGACGTTCAGAACTTTTTCGAACGTGACCGCATTCGCGTGATGTTGATGGAATGGGTCGACGGCTATGACCTTCGTCAATTGGTCATGCCAAAGTGTTTGGAATTATTGCGTGATCACATCACGCCCAAACGCTGGAAGTACATCAACGACGTCATCATCACCGAAGGCCCGGAACAGTCTCGATTCAAACCCGGTGTGGCCGTGGCGATCGTGCGAGAATGCTTGGCCGCGTTGGCCGCACTGCATCGTGACGGCATTGTTCACGGGGATGTGAAGCCCGCGAATATTATGCTGAAACGCAGCGGGCACACCAAATTGATCGACATGGGTTCGTCCATCGACTACCGGAATCCGCCCAAAGATCGAGAGTGCACGCCTCTTTATGCGGCTCCGGAAGTGCTGGACAATTTGGACGCCACTCCGCGAAGTGATTTGGCCAGCGTGGGATATGTGTTGATCGAGTTGTTGGCTGGTTTCAATCCATTCAACAACACGAAGAATCTTGGCGAATTGCTGCAAGCCAAACGTGAATTGCCGATGAATCTGGAACGGATTCTTCCGGAAGAGGTGCTTCGCAACGCGTTGCTCATGAATTTTTTACGTGGCCTGATTGCCCCGGATCCAACGCTGCGTTTCGTTAGTGCGGAAGCCGCGGAGCATGTGGAACAGGGGGCAGCGGCATTCCATCGACAGCTAATCATTGGCAATATGTCGACGGAATACGACAATGACATTCGTTTGTGGTTGGAAGAGTTGCGTCGGTTGGAAAACGACTGA
- a CDS encoding EamA family transporter yields MTWMMLALVSAALLGVYDLAKKLAARENAVPMVLFASACVGVGIWGPLLLSQRLLGEAFPIDFLMVQPLSWTDHAMLFAKSVLVGASWTLALFALKHLPLSIAAPIRSTSPVWTIAIAIAALGERPSSVQWMGIAIVIVSFWIFSTIGRSEGIRFTTDRWVGCMLVATLLGAFSSIYDKFLLQKGGYSPATVQAWFTLYMLPVMTPLAIHWARQRRLIAESGTDERPVASKFEFRAAVWCISPLLLAADLVYFTALANPEAMVSVVSTLRRCSVVVALVLGASRLGEVNLRRKGFCVAGILFGAALILSGK; encoded by the coding sequence ATGACCTGGATGATGTTGGCGTTGGTGTCGGCGGCGCTCCTGGGCGTTTATGACTTGGCGAAGAAATTGGCGGCTCGCGAAAATGCGGTGCCGATGGTGTTGTTCGCCAGTGCGTGCGTTGGTGTTGGAATTTGGGGACCGCTGTTGTTGTCGCAGCGTTTGCTTGGCGAAGCGTTCCCCATTGATTTCTTGATGGTTCAACCGCTGAGCTGGACCGACCATGCCATGCTGTTTGCCAAAAGCGTGCTGGTCGGAGCGTCCTGGACGTTGGCTTTGTTTGCGTTGAAGCATTTGCCGTTGTCGATTGCCGCGCCGATCCGGTCGACCAGTCCCGTGTGGACCATCGCCATCGCCATTGCAGCACTGGGCGAACGTCCCAGCAGTGTGCAGTGGATGGGGATCGCCATCGTGATCGTGTCGTTTTGGATCTTTTCGACGATTGGCCGTTCCGAAGGGATACGATTCACCACGGATCGGTGGGTCGGATGCATGTTGGTGGCGACTTTGTTGGGAGCGTTTAGCTCGATCTACGACAAATTCTTACTGCAAAAAGGTGGATATTCACCAGCAACGGTTCAGGCGTGGTTTACCCTTTACATGTTGCCGGTGATGACGCCTTTGGCGATTCATTGGGCACGGCAACGACGGTTGATCGCCGAGTCGGGAACTGATGAGCGTCCTGTCGCGTCTAAGTTTGAGTTCCGGGCGGCCGTTTGGTGCATCAGTCCTTTGCTGTTGGCAGCTGATTTGGTGTACTTCACAGCGCTGGCGAACCCGGAGGCCATGGTATCTGTCGTTTCAACGCTGCGGAGATGCAGTGTCGTTGTCGCGTTAGTTCTTGGAGCGTCACGTTTGGGCGAAGTGAACCTTCGACGCAAAGGTTTTTGCGTTGCGGGGATTTTGTTCGGCGCGGCGTTGATCTTGTCGGGGAAATAG
- a CDS encoding nucleoside hydrolase, whose amino-acid sequence MSRKIIIDCDPGIDDAVAITMALFDPRLDVVAITPTAGTVDAEQANTNAMGIIDQLDPARYPQIGTAAVPNDPPMLDDSHLNGPDGLAGYNFPSATRQNDHSSDKLMADLIRRHPGEITVVCLGPLTNLARLCRMDPSVLPLIDKVVISGGAVSHSGNATAVSEMNFFFDPASAKQVFASATTKSLVPLDVTDGVTFGVDLLEKLPAETTRAGKLLHKILPYKFRISHQKLGREVIPLQDATAIIAVSEPELFQWEDMAGDVEVNGALTRGMTVFDRRLRPEWSVNMEVARRASVADVRDAIVRSIRYAGQQTR is encoded by the coding sequence ATGAGCAGAAAGATCATCATCGACTGTGACCCGGGCATCGACGACGCCGTGGCGATCACCATGGCTTTGTTTGACCCTCGTTTGGATGTGGTTGCGATCACGCCGACCGCTGGCACCGTGGATGCGGAGCAGGCCAACACCAACGCGATGGGGATCATTGATCAGCTCGATCCCGCACGCTATCCGCAAATCGGAACAGCTGCGGTCCCCAACGATCCACCGATGCTGGACGACAGCCATTTGAACGGGCCGGATGGTTTGGCCGGTTACAACTTTCCGTCGGCCACTCGCCAAAACGACCATTCCAGTGACAAGCTGATGGCGGACTTGATCCGTCGGCATCCGGGTGAAATCACGGTGGTTTGTTTGGGGCCGCTGACAAACTTGGCTCGTCTGTGTCGCATGGACCCGTCGGTTCTGCCGTTGATTGACAAGGTCGTGATCAGCGGCGGCGCGGTTTCGCACAGCGGCAATGCGACGGCCGTGTCGGAGATGAATTTCTTCTTTGATCCCGCCAGTGCCAAACAGGTTTTCGCTTCCGCGACGACGAAGAGCTTGGTGCCTTTGGACGTGACCGATGGCGTTACGTTTGGAGTCGACTTGTTGGAAAAGTTGCCAGCCGAAACGACGCGGGCGGGCAAGTTGCTTCACAAAATCTTGCCGTACAAGTTCCGGATCTCGCATCAAAAACTCGGTCGCGAAGTCATTCCCTTGCAAGACGCCACGGCTATCATCGCGGTCAGCGAGCCTGAGTTGTTTCAGTGGGAGGACATGGCGGGTGACGTAGAAGTCAACGGAGCGCTGACGCGAGGCATGACCGTTTTCGATCGACGCTTGCGTCCGGAATGGAGTGTCAACATGGAAGTCGCGCGGCGCGCCAGTGTCGCCGATGTTCGCGACGCGATTGTTCGAAGCATTCGTTACGCCGGCCAGCAAACTCGTTGA